The proteins below are encoded in one region of Triticum aestivum cultivar Chinese Spring chromosome 1B, IWGSC CS RefSeq v2.1, whole genome shotgun sequence:
- the LOC123126493 gene encoding CSC1-like protein At1g32090, which yields MATLQDLGVSAFINILGAFVFLLLFAVLRIQPINDRVYFPKLYIAGKRAADHRGARRAINLNLCTYFKFLSWVPGALRMTQTELIHHAGLDSAVYLRIYTLGLKIFLPVMVVALLVLIPVNVSGGTLLNLRKDVMFSDIDKLSISNVSPGSNRFFIHLLMAYVFTFWTCFMLYKEYSNVAFMRLHFLASQKRCADQFTVIVRNIPRVSSHSTSEAVDEFFRRNHPDHYLGQQAVYNANRYAKLVKQKERLQNWLDYYQLKFERHPEKRPTGRTGCFGFCGRQVDQIDYYRARISELDKRIASERHRVLNDPKAVMPVSFVTFDSRWGAAVCAQTQQSKNPTQWLTNWAPEPRDVYWQNLAIPFFSLSIRKFLISIAVFALVFFYMIPIAFVQSLANLEGIERVAPFLRPVIEVKVVKSFLQGFLPGLALKLFLYILPTVLMIMSKVEGYVSLSSLERRTASKYYYFMLVNVFLGSIIAGTAFEQLDSFFHDPPSQIPRTIGVAVPMKATFFMTYIMVDGWAGIANEILRVKPLVIYHLKNMFIVKTERDRERAMDPRSIALGENLPSLQLYFLLGLVYAVVTPILLPFIIVFFAFAYLVYRHQIINVYNQEYESAAAFWPQVHSRIIASLLISHVTLFGLLSTMKAAYSTPLLIFLPLLTLWFHKYCKSRFEPAFRKYPLEEAMEKDVMEHASEPSLNLKTYLANAYLHPIFHMFEQEDQKEEATIEVRIDKSEQQQQHVRSSHSQYEEETSAQTHYHHEERSSSQYQYQYQHQYQYQHEETHMRSEQSPPHFVYHHGVEH from the exons ATGGCGACGCTGCAGGACCTCGGGGTGTCGGCCTTCATCAACATCCTGGGGGCCTTCGTCTTCCTGCTGCTCTTCGCGGTGCTCCGCATCCAGCCCATCAACGACCGCGTCTACTTCCCCAAGCTCTACATCGCCGGCAAGCGCGCCGCCGACCACCGCGGCGCCCGCAGGGCCATCAACCTCAACCTCTGCACCTACTTCAAGTTCCTCAGCTGGGTCCCCGGAGCGCTCCGCATGACCCAGACCGAGCTCATACACCACGCCGGCCTCGACTCCGCCGTCTACCTCCGAATCTACACCCTCGG CCTCAAGATTTTTTTGCCCGTCATGGTTGTCGCCTTGCTGGTTCTCATTCCGGTCAATGTCTCTGGAGGGACACTACTGAACCTGAGAAAAGATGTTATGTTCAGTGATATTGATAAGCTGTCCATATCAAATGTTAGCCCCGGCTCCAACAG GTTCTTTATTCATCTTCTAATGGCGTATGTGTTCACATTTTGGACGTGCTTTATGCTGTACAAAGAGTACAGTAATGTGGCATTCATGAGATTACATTTCCTGGCTTCCCAGAAACGTTGTGCTGATCAGTTCACT GTGATTGTTAGAAACATACCTCGTGTTTCAAGCCATTCGACGTCTGAGGCAGTTGATGAGTTCTTCCGCAGGAACCACCCAGATCACTATCTTGGTCAGCAG GCTGTTTACAATGCAAACCGGTATGCTAAACTTGTAAAGCAAAAGGAGAGACTTCAAAACTGGCTGGATTACTACCAGCTAAAGTTTGAAAGGCATCCTGAGAAAAGACCAACTGGAAGG ACAGGATGCTTTGGTTTCTGTGGTAGACAAGTGGATCAAATTGACTACTACCGGGCTAGAATTAGCGAACTTGATAAGAGG ATTGCATCGGAGCGTCACAGAGTTCTGAATGATCCAAAAGCCGTTATGCCAGTTTCTTTTGTGACATTTGACTCAAGATGGGGTGCTGCTGTATGTGCACAGACACAACAGTCAAAGAATCCCACACAATGGCTGACCAATTGGGCTCCTGAACCACGCGACGTTTATTGGCAGAATCTTGCTATTCCATTTTTCTCTCTGAGCATACGCAAGTTTCTCATATCAATCGCGGTCTTTGCTTTGGTGTTCTTCTACATGATACCTATTGCATTTGTGCAATCACTTGCCAATCTCGAGGGTATTGAAAGAGTTGCGCCTTTCTTGAGGCCAGTAATAGAAGt AAAAGTGGTGAAGTCTTTCCTGCAGGGTTTCCTACCCGGTCTGGCTTTGAAGCTCTTTCTCTATATCCTCCCTACGGTTCTTATGATCATGTCAAAAGTTGAAGGCTATGTCTCTTTGTCATCGCTGGAAAGAAGAACTGCTTCGAAATATTACTACTTCATGCTGGTGAATGTATTTCTTGGAAGCATAATTGCTGGCACAGCTTTTGAACAGCTAGACTCTTTTTTTCACGATCCTCCTTCACA aataccaaggaccattggagtgGCTGTACCAATGAAAGCAACATTCTTCATGACATACATAATGGTCGATGGCTGGGCCGGCATCGCCAATGAGATTCTTCGAGTGAAGCCACTGGTCATATACCATCTGAAGAACATGTTCATCGTGAAAACCGAGCGGGACAGGGAGAGGGCGATGGATCCACGGAGCATCGCGCTCGGAGAAAACCTTCCATCCCTGCAGCTGTACTTCCTCCTTGGGCTCGTGTACGCGGTGGTCACCCCCATTCTCCTTCCTTTCATAATCGTCTTCTTCGCCTTCGCCTACCTTGTCTACAGGCATCAG ATCATCAATGTGTACAACCAGGAGTATGAGAGCGCGGCGGCATTCTGGCCTCAGGTCCATTCGCGCATCATAGCGAGCCTGCTCATCTCCCATGTGACTCTCTTTGGGCTGCTGAGCACGATGAAAGCCGCCTACTCCACCCCGCTGCTCATCTTCCTGCCGTTGCTGACACTATGGTTCCACAAGTACTGCAAGAGTCGGTTCGAGCCCGCTTTCCGCAAGTATCCTCTAGAG GAAGCGATGGAGAAGGACGTGATGGAGCACGCGTCGGAGCCGAGCCTGAACCTCAAGACCTACCTGGCAAATGCTTACCTGCACCCCATCTTCCATATGTTTGAGCAGGAGGATCAGAAAGAGGAGGCCACCATAGAGGTGAGAATCGACAaatcggagcagcagcagcagcatgtgaGAAGCTCACACTCACAGTATGAGGAGGAGACGAGCGCACAGACGCATTACCACCATGAGGAGAGGAGCAGCAGCCAGTACCAGTACCAGTACCAGCACCAGTATCAGTACCAGCACGAGGAAACTCACATGAGGAGTGAGCAGTCGCCGCCACACTTTGTCTACCACCATGGAGTCGAGCACTGA